One window of the Cherax quadricarinatus isolate ZL_2023a chromosome 1, ASM3850222v1, whole genome shotgun sequence genome contains the following:
- the LOC128688563 gene encoding octopamine receptor beta-2R-like: MLRGTAVMGEAGELSTETWVAEGIANVSVGTSADTESGPEWADLTVGIVKGVCMAVIIVCAVLGNLLVVVSVVRHRRLRIITNYFVVSLAIADILVALMAMPFNASVEITGRWLFSYRMCDLWNSFDVFASTVSILHLCCISIDRYYAIVRPLEYPMVMTEGRVMVMLCHVWVAPLVISFLPIFMGWYTTDEHLAKRAANPSLCIFEVNSTYAVVSSSISFWMPCSVMVYMYYRIYLEAARQERMLHRHTRLSSASQASHAAVLVSNNSTNTTITTASIGSNGVGSDTTVSLGLASGGSGRRLMNHRPSSDTQEATPTKERNLIKLKREHKAARTLGIIMGAFIVCWLPFFTWYVTITLCGQACPCPEIIVSILFWIGYFNSMLNPAIYAYFNRDFREAFRRTLQCVFCCGRPVDPWRGQLGPPYDSDLCLQHNGHSTVIKAKTRRYSTECGV, encoded by the coding sequence ATGCTTCGAGGAACAGCTGTAATGGGTGAGGCAGGAGAGCTCAGCACTGAGACGTGGGTTGCTGAGGGCATCGCCAACGTCAGTGTGGGCACCTCGGCAGACACAGAGAGTGGACCAGAATGGGCAGACCTAACTGTGGGCATAGTGAAGGGAGTGTGCATGGCAGTGATTATTGTCTGCGCAGTGTTGGGTAACCTgcttgtagtggtgagtgtggtccGTCATCGCCGACTCCGTATAATTACTAACTACTTTGTGGTTTCCCTTGCCATCGCAGATATATTGGTAGCTCTCATGGCTATGCCTTTTAATGCCAGTGTTGAAATTACTGGACGTTGGTTGTTCAGCTACCGTATGTGTGACCTGTGGAATTCTTTTGATGTCTTTGCGTCCACTGTGTCCATCCTACATTTGTGTTGCATCAGTATTGATCGTTACTATGCTATCGTGCGACCTCTTGAGTACCCTATGGTTATGACTGAGGGTCGTGTAATGGTGATGCTGTGTCATGTCTGGGTCGCCCCACTAGTCATCTCCTTCCTGCCCATTTTTATGGGTTGGTACACTACTGATGAACACTTGGCCAAGCGAGCTGCCAACCCTAGCCTCTGTATTTTCGAAGTCAACTCCACATATGCAGTGGTGTCATCATCAATTTCTTTCTGGATGCCATGCAGTGTAATGGTTTACATGTACTACCGCATCTACCTAGAAGCTGCACGTCAAGAGCGCATGTTGCATCGTCATACAAGACTGTCCAGTGCATCCCAGGCCTCGCACGCTGCTGTCTTGGTATCCAACAACTctaccaacactactatcactacagCCAGCATAGGCAGTAACGGGGTGGGTTCCGACACTACTGTCAGCTTGGGTCTAGCCAGCGGGGGTTCAGGTCGTCGTCTTATGAACCATCGGCCCTCCAGTGATACCCAGGAAGCCACCCCTACCAAGGAGCGCAACCTCATCAAGCTGAAACGTGAGCACAAGGCAGCCCGCACGCTGGGCATCATCATGGGTGCATTCATCGTGTGCTGGCTCCCATTCTTCACCTGGTACGTTACAATCACACTCTGCGGCCAAGCTTGCCCTTGTCCTGAAATTATAGTTTCAATCCTCTTCTGGATCGGCTATTTTAATTCCATGCTCAATCCTGCTATTTATGCATACTTCAACCGCGACTTTCGGGAAGCGTTTCGACGAACTCTTCAGTGTGTCTTTTGTTGCGGTCGACCAGTGGACCCGTGGCGAGGGCAATTAGGGCCACCCTACGATTCTGACCTCTGCCTTCAACACAACGGACATTCCACCGTCATCAAAGCAAAAACGCGACGTTATAGCACTGAATGTGGTGTTTAA